A region from the Aegilops tauschii subsp. strangulata cultivar AL8/78 chromosome 5, Aet v6.0, whole genome shotgun sequence genome encodes:
- the LOC141022861 gene encoding uncharacterized protein: protein MPNNIITDNGTNFTKGGLVQYCSVSGIHLDLASVAHLQSKGQVERANGLILSGIKQRLVEPLIHSPGSWLDELPAVLWSLRTMPNRSTGLNPLSRTGASAVRLAGEKPGRG from the exons ATGCCGAACAACATCATCACGGACAACGGCACCAACTTCACCAAGGGCGGGCTCGTGCAATATTGCTCCGTCTCCGGCATCCACCTCGACCTGGCTTCCGTCGCGCATCTGCAGTCCAAGGGCCAGGTCGAGCGGGCCAACGGCCTCATCCTATCCGGCATCAAACAGCGACTCGTCGAGCCGCTCATCCATTCACCCGGCAGTTGGCTTGACGAgttgccggccgtcctctggagtctccgCACCATGCCAAACcggtcgaccgg GCTGAACcccttgtcacggaccggagcctcAGCCGTCAGACTCGCGGGGGAGAAGCCCGGGAGGGGATAG